Part of the Thermodesulfobacteriota bacterium genome, TCCGCGCGCTGGGGCTCGGCGTCCGCAAGATGCCGCAGGGGGCGTTCTACGTGCTGGCGGACGCGCGCCATATCCACTCCGATTCCCTGGAGCTGGCGATGGAGATCCTGGAGGCCACCGGGGTGGCGCTCACTCCGGGGATCGACTTCGGCGAGGGCGCGGAAGGGTTTCTCCGATTCTCCTATGCGAACTCTCTCGAGAACATCGACGAGGCGCTGGACCGGCTGGGAGCGTACCTCTCCGCAAGGAAGTGACCGGCGCTCAGGAGCCGGGCTGCAGCTCGACCTCGACGGTGCGCGTCTCGCTCCCGCGCCGAACTTCGATCTTTACCCGGTCGCCCACCTTGAATTCCTCCAGACGCGACATCAGTCGGCTCACGGTGTCGACGGGCTTCCCCTCGACAGAGAGCACCGCGTCGCCCGGAACGATCCCCTCCGGCCCCGTCGTAACGCCTTCCAGCCCCGCCTTCTCCGCCGCCGAACCGGGCAGGACGCGCAGCACGTACACCCCCGCCACCCCGGTCTCCGACGCAAGGCGCCGGTTGATCTGCTCGTCCACCTCGATGCCCAGCGCCGGACGCACGTAGCGGCCGCTGCGGATGAGCTGCGGCACGACGCGCGCGACCGTGTCCACCGGGACCGCGAAGCCGATGCCGGCCGACGCCCCGCTGGGACTGTAGATGGCGGTGTTGATGCCGATGAGCCGGCCGGAGGAATCCAGCAGCGGGCCGCCGGAATTGCCGGGATTGATGGCGGCGTCGGTCTGGATCAGGTGCTCGATGACCCGGCCCCTGCGCCCGCCCTCCAGCGAACGGTCCAGCGCCGACACGATGCCGCTGGTCAGCGTCCAGTCGAGGCCGAACGGGTTGCCGATCGCGAACACCTTCTGCCCCACCTTCAGGTCGGCGCTGCTTCCCAGCGGCACCGCCGGCGGGCGGCGGAAGCCGACGCCGATCCGGAGCACCGCGATGTCGTGCGCCGGGCTCGCCCCCACCAGGACCGCCTTGTAGTCGCGGCCGTCCGCGAGCCGCGCCGTGGCCTCGGAGGCGCCCTCCACCACGTGGAAGTTCGTCACCACGTGTCCGTCGTCGTCCCAGATGAAGCCCGAGCCGTTGCCCCGCGGCACGGAGAAGACGTTCCGCGTCCAGAAGTCGCGCACGAGCTGCTGCGTGGAGATGAACACGACCGTGTCGCGCGATTTCTCGAACAGCTCGATGGTGGAGCGTTCGTCGGCGGCGAGATCCCCCCGGGGAGTCACGGTGCGCGTCCCTTCGCCGGGCGGTGTCAGCACCCTTCCGATCAGCGGCATCATCCGCCACAGCACCAGCAGCGCCGCGGCGAACAGGGTCAGCAGCAACAGGCGGCGCGGGAACGGATCCCGCGAACGGCCGGGACCGGGGACGGGTTCCTGTTCGTTGTCCATCGAGTCGGCTCCGTTCCTGGGATATCCTTAAGTTCAGGACAACACCGGCATGGCCTGTTGTCAACCGAACCTATCCGACCGAAGGGGGGACCGCGATGCCCGCATTCATCATGATGGGGAAATACTCATCCCAGGCAATGAAGCTGATCAGCGCCAGGCGAACCGCGAACGCGCAGGAAATCATCGGGAAATGCGGCGGGAAGCTCGTGACCGGCTACGCGACGATGGGGGAGACCGATATCGTCATGGTCATGGATTTCCCGGGCATCCACGAGGCGCTGAAGGCGTCCATCGCCCTGAACAAGGCGCTGGGGATTTCCTTCACCACCCTGCCCGCCCTGCCGATCGAGGATTTCGACAAGCTGGTGGGCGGAAAAAAGTAGACGGCGGTCTCCTTCCGGGTCAGCCTGTCGCGTAGCAGCAGGCGCAGCGGATAACGATTGCCGCCTCCCCCCCGCTCCGCTATCCTTCGGGGATGACCGGGCACCGCACCCGCTACCTCCTGGCCGCGGCCGCCGCGATCGTCGCGACGCTGGCCGTTTCCGGGATCGATCCGTACGACCGCCTGACGTGGGCGGCGGAAGTGGCCCCCGTCGTGATCGTTCTGCCGGTGCTGTTCGCCACGTACCGCCGGTTCCCCCTGACGAGCCTGCTCTACTGCCTGATCTTCTTCCACGCCCTCGTCCTGATCCTCGGCGGCGCCTACACCTATGCGCGCGTGCCGCTCGGCTGGTTTCTCGCGGATCTGCTGGACATCGGCCGGAACCCCTACGACAAGATCGGCCACTTCTTCCAGGGGCTGGTGCCGGCGATCGCTGCCCGGGAAGTCCTGCTCCGGGGAGATTTCGTCCGGCGCGGGAAGATGTTCGTCTTCATCGTCCTGTGCATCGTGCTCGCCATCAGCGCGTCCTACGAGTTCATCGAGTGGTGGTCGGCCCTCCTGCTCGGCCAGGGCGCGGAGGAGTTCCTGGGGACGCAGGGCTATGTGTGGGACACGCAGTCCGACATGCTCTACGCGTTGATCGGCGGCTGCACGGCGCTGGCGCTGTTCTCGCGGATCCACGATCGGCAGATGGAAAAGCTGCGATAAAATTAAAGAAAAGCCCGATGCACGGGGGTGCCATGAAATTCGCACTCGACGTGAGGAAGATAGCGTATCGGAAAGGGGACGGCGAGCCCGCACCCGAGCGGCAACGGGAGATCCTCGCCCGGAGGATCGCGGGCTGCAACCGTGCGATCCGCGAAGGGGAATCGCTTGAAAAGATGAATTCCTTCCTGGCGCAGCGGAGCACGGGAGGAGAGGAAGGGATCCTCTCCCCGCTGCCGGTCCATCCCGCGGAGCCGTACCGGATCAAGACGGTCGAGATCCGGGACGGGGGATGTCCGCCGCACGAGCGGCGTCTGCAGGCCATCGAGGAGGCCGGCTACAACACCTTCCTCCTGAAAGAGGACCACGGGAAGGTAATCCACATCGACCTTCTCACCGACAGCGGCACGTCCGCCATGAGCGACCTGCAATGGTCGGCCATGCTTCGGGGAAACGAAGATTACGCGGGCTCCCGCAGCTACTACCCGCTGGAGAAAGCCGTGCGGGAGGCGTACGGCTGGCGGGAGGTGATCCCCACCCACCAGGGAAGGGGGGCGGAGC contains:
- a CDS encoding trypsin-like peptidase domain-containing protein — encoded protein: MDNEQEPVPGPGRSRDPFPRRLLLLTLFAAALLVLWRMMPLIGRVLTPPGEGTRTVTPRGDLAADERSTIELFEKSRDTVVFISTQQLVRDFWTRNVFSVPRGNGSGFIWDDDGHVVTNFHVVEGASEATARLADGRDYKAVLVGASPAHDIAVLRIGVGFRRPPAVPLGSSADLKVGQKVFAIGNPFGLDWTLTSGIVSALDRSLEGGRRGRVIEHLIQTDAAINPGNSGGPLLDSSGRLIGINTAIYSPSGASAGIGFAVPVDTVARVVPQLIRSGRYVRPALGIEVDEQINRRLASETGVAGVYVLRVLPGSAAEKAGLEGVTTGPEGIVPGDAVLSVEGKPVDTVSRLMSRLEEFKVGDRVKIEVRRGSETRTVEVELQPGS
- a CDS encoding GYD domain-containing protein, whose protein sequence is MPAFIMMGKYSSQAMKLISARRTANAQEIIGKCGGKLVTGYATMGETDIVMVMDFPGIHEALKASIALNKALGISFTTLPALPIEDFDKLVGGKK
- a CDS encoding DUF2238 domain-containing protein, whose product is MTGHRTRYLLAAAAAIVATLAVSGIDPYDRLTWAAEVAPVVIVLPVLFATYRRFPLTSLLYCLIFFHALVLILGGAYTYARVPLGWFLADLLDIGRNPYDKIGHFFQGLVPAIAAREVLLRGDFVRRGKMFVFIVLCIVLAISASYEFIEWWSALLLGQGAEEFLGTQGYVWDTQSDMLYALIGGCTALALFSRIHDRQMEKLR